In the genome of Bradyrhizobium sp. CB3481, the window GAGGCCGGCCATGATCTTGAGCAGGGTCGACTTGCCCGAGCCGTTGACGCCGAGCACGCCGATCTTGGCGTCCGGGTAGAAGCTGAGGTGGATGTTGTCGAGCACCTTTCGGGTCGGGTAGCTCTTGGTCAGACCCTGCATGAAATAGACGAACTGGCGAGCCATCGCGCTTCCTTGAAACCGGAGGATTTAGGGAAATTTGCTGCCGCTGATGTAGCGGCGTGGCCCCCAAAGGGCAACCGCACCTGGGGGTGTTTTCCATCCGTTCACCACGGGTGAATACGGGATGGTCACCATGTCGGGCAAGATCCAGACAATTGAAACTATCTTTTAATAAATCGGGCGAAAACTCGTTTTCAGCGCCGGAAAAGGCGTCTGAAAACAAGGGCCCGCGTCATGGCTACGATCAGTTCGGCATCCCTGTCCACCCCGGCCCACACCGACGCCGGATTGGCAAACCCCCTGGCAGAGCTCCGCGCCTTCTGGCGGAAGTTCATCGCCATGGCGTTCAACCCGTACCGCCCGGAACTGCACTATATGCGCGGCCCGGGCCCGGCCTGGCGCGCCAAGCATCCCGGCGATCAGAACTGAGCTTTTCCGGTTATTTGAGCCTGCCCTGCGTTTAGTCCGGCTTGCGCGCCCTGCGATTGCGCGCAACCATGGCGACCTCCCCGACGGCTTTTCCCGCCGTCACCCTCGCCACCAACGGACCTTCTCAATGACGCGGCTGCGCTGTGCAATCCTCGACGACTATCTCAATGTGGCGCTCAAGGTCGCCGACTGGTCCAAGGTCGGGGATCGCGTCGACATCACCGTGTTCAACCAGCCGTTTGCGACCGCGGAAGCCGCGGCGAGCGCGCTGAAAGATTTTGAGATCATCTGCGCGATGCGCGAACGCACCCCGTTCCCGCGCACCATGTTTGCGGCGCTGCCCAATCTGAAGCTCCTGATTACTTCCGGCCTGCGCAATGCGGCGATCGATATGGAAGCGGCCAAGGACCACAAGGTCACGCTATGCGGCACGCAATGGGGCCGCGATCCGACCGCGCCGCTGACCATGGGCCTGATCCTGGAGCTGACGCGCAATATCGGCCGCGAGAACGCCCGCATGCACGCCGGCGAGCCGCTACAGGCGCATGTAGGCATGGAGATCGAGGGCCGCACGCTCGGCGTCATAGGCCTCGGCAAGCTCGGCACCAAGGTGTCGAAGCTGGCGCAGGCTTTTGGCATGAACGTGATCGCCTGGAGCCAGAACCTGACGCCGGAGAAGTGCAAGGAGGTCGGCGTCACCTATGTCAGCAAGGAAGAGCTGTTCTCGACCGCCGACATCATCACCATCCATGTCGTGCTGAGCCAGCGCACGCGCGGGCTGGTCGGCGCCGCCGACCTCGCGCGGATGAAGCCGACCGCCTACCTTGTCAACACCGCGCGCGGGCCGATCGTCGACGAAGGCGCGCTGCTGGAAGCGCTAACCCAGAAGAAGATCGCCGGCGCCGGCGTCGACGTGTTCTCGGTCGAGCCGCTGCCGGTCGACCATCCCTTCCGCAAGCTCGACAACATGGTGATCACGCCGCATCTCGGCTACGTCACCGAGGACAGCTTTCGCAACCACTATCGGCAGATGGTCGAGGGCATCGACGCCTGGTTCAAGGGCGAGCCGAAGCAGCGGCT includes:
- a CDS encoding D-2-hydroxyacid dehydrogenase family protein, coding for MTRLRCAILDDYLNVALKVADWSKVGDRVDITVFNQPFATAEAAASALKDFEIICAMRERTPFPRTMFAALPNLKLLITSGLRNAAIDMEAAKDHKVTLCGTQWGRDPTAPLTMGLILELTRNIGRENARMHAGEPLQAHVGMEIEGRTLGVIGLGKLGTKVSKLAQAFGMNVIAWSQNLTPEKCKEVGVTYVSKEELFSTADIITIHVVLSQRTRGLVGAADLARMKPTAYLVNTARGPIVDEGALLEALTQKKIAGAGVDVFSVEPLPVDHPFRKLDNMVITPHLGYVTEDSFRNHYRQMVEGIDAWFKGEPKQRLA